DNA from Triplophysa dalaica isolate WHDGS20190420 chromosome 9, ASM1584641v1, whole genome shotgun sequence:
GTCCACAGTAGCTGAACCTCAAATCCTTTTTACAgtgaacaaatgttttttttgagtaccattaaaatgactttataagtaatttcaacttgttttactttttcaacAAGTTTTGGCCAGGGCTGAGCTGATATAACTTGATAATAAGATGAAATTGCttaacttattttaatgtgttgAAGTAAAGTGAAaagtaaaacactttaaatgatttgtaaaGCCAAGTTGATTGTACTTAATATAGAACACAGCAAATAATTACTACTATGGCCACTAACAAATTTTGTCTAAACATGTCTTTTCTTTAGCTTACAGACAACATGTCACATGTTTCCAACATTTCCTCTTTACATCTTATAAAGCGTTTACCTGCCTTAAGGAGGTCATGTAAGAAGAAAAATTGGTTTTACACATCATTCATACATATAATggtatgtattattttaataaaaaatacaaagacaAAATTTTATAGACATGTTTTTGCTATAACATTTGCTTGTCTATAGTCTCACAAACATGTGgggcaatatatttttttaaattttcactgtggcacatttattattataaggtGTCAGAAACCACACAGTGACCTAAAACAGATCACATTGAGATAAGTTTTGTACATGGTTGGTTTCTTGTCTTGGCAGCTGGAAGGGATGAGAATGGTGCATTTTGTCTTCTTTCTTAGCCTCAAGATGTTCCTCTGCAAAAGTTGTCTCTAACACCAGCAGAAGGGACTGTTTGAGCTTTTGTTTGTACTCCTCACAGATGAAGACATAGAGAATGGGGTTCACACAGCTGTGTACATATGTCAGGCAGATAACAAAATGTGTTGATTTAGATATTATCTCTCGGACACTTGCATTCTGGTTGTTCTCCActgcatttaatgcatttaataatttgtGAATATGGTAAGGGAACCAGCATAGGAAAAACACTAGAACCAGAGCTACAATGAGACGGAAAGGTCTGAACAACTTCCCCTTTTTGAGGCGTTTGACTCGCAATGCTATAGCCATATATGCAGATACAATGACCAGGAAGGGGAGGAGAAAGCCTACCGAGAACCTGTATGTGAACAGAGACGTCGAGTTTAGATTCTTGTTGAAGAAGTGCATGACAAACGGGAGGCTGCAGCAGATGGATAAAAGCCACACAAACGTACAAATGATTCTGGCTTTGACTAGAGTCCGTTTATTCTGAGCCCACACGACCAACCACGTGCACAGACATCGGTCCAGACTGATCACAGTCAGAAAGAAAACACTCGCGAACATATTTAGCTCTGTTATGAATGAGAGGAGCTGAAACAAAACGTGTTCAAACGACTTTCCCGAAATAAGGACAATCCGCATAATTGGAGCCAAGGCGAAAAAGACGTCTGCGATCGCCAGGTTGAGAAACCAAATGGAGTTGACTGTAGACTTCATTTTGAAGGCGGTCACAAATACCACAAGACCGTTTCCAATGACACCCACTAAAAACATGGCCAGGTAAACACAAATAGTGACGATCTGACTGCCCGACAGGCTTTCTGTCTGCTGCGTAGTATTAGACATTGTGACCTTTGTCAGATTTTGTGGTCCCAGTCTTGTATCCactacacacaaaaaagagaaaatggtAGTGAAAGGTGgcactgttaaaaataaacacatattcTATCAGGACCCTATGAAGTAAAGTATTTTCTCTTATGGcaatttttcttttgaaaacaacaacctcaaaaaaactaatattttactGATTAGTTGATGTATTTCATATAAGCAAAGaatgaaataatatttgttttctctATGAATTTTGACAAGATTCTTTCTTAACATTAGgttttatatacaatttatgCATATGCATTTAACTTTGCATTGCTTTATTACTGATTATGTCTACAGTAATTCCTTTGAGATATTTCTAGAGGTGTGCAAAATCAGCATATAAAGTCATAACAACAGTGGTCATGTTCATCTCTTACCcattttctgcatttctttATAGGTTTGTCTTGTCAAAGCCACCAACACTTCTTTGCTCTTTCACCTATTTTATAGTTCACAATAGTTGATTTTCCTTTACTTATATGAGAGGAGAATGGGTGGGGTAAGCACTCAGAGTATTTGTGTCCTATGTGCGTGATGTGTTGTCGTCGTTGAAATCTATAATGAGTCAGCGAtggaaaagaaatgtatatttatgtttgttttaacataGCATTTCCTTCCACAAACCACATGGCAGAACTGTTCTAATATTAAAGCCTTTACATTGGTTGGTGATAAGGTGTGACGAAAGGTTCTTCACTgtgatgtcatagaagaaccCTCATTGGTTCCCCAAATAGACCAAGAAACTCATCTCAACATCAACATCAGCTCAGATGTTACTCATTGACATCATCTCACAACCTGACCACAAGCACCAGTTTTCATGGTAGCCATTAATACAAACTACTCTTAATCTCCAATCCAACATACATGTAGATCAATATTAAAGACTAACATGTCTTTTTCTTCACATAAAAATCATCCATTAAACAACTCTCTTAAAAATCCCAGGCATTTTAGAAACTACAGATCAATGCCCCGAAGACATCCCATATTGACTAAAATGGTACACCATTTCCATTTTAATACTGGCAATTCATTCATCGAATTCACTTGTCTTTAAtttgactgaaaaataaattgaacaaGATGGACCAGAACATGGagaaaagcagccaataaaTGTCCATCAATACtgttaaaaaaagcatcccaGCATGCAACTCATTAGATTGGTTGAGAAATTAACCGATAGGCCCATCAGCTTAATCTGGTAATCTAAAAACTGTTTTGATTTGCTGGTCACTGTACTGCCAtacttacatatttatttattgttttgttaactATCGAGTATGAAAACTACTAGCAACACAtgtgaataatgaataatgtatatttaaataacttGTTTAGCTTGATTAAATAACCACTATCTTAACAGTagtttttaagtgttttattgtttttttttccagagaaATCAACAGTCACTCCGAACAGCTGGAATAAATTTAAGCAACGACAGATGTCTGTTGTCCTTCTGGAGAGAAAATCCTTGGTCTGGAGCTCTAGTTGGAGGCGATGGTCTGT
Protein-coding regions in this window:
- the LOC130428190 gene encoding C3a anaphylatoxin chemotactic receptor-like, which gives rise to MSNTTQQTESLSGSQIVTICVYLAMFLVGVIGNGLVVFVTAFKMKSTVNSIWFLNLAIADVFFALAPIMRIVLISGKSFEHVLFQLLSFITELNMFASVFFLTVISLDRCLCTWLVVWAQNKRTLVKARIICTFVWLLSICCSLPFVMHFFNKNLNSTSLFTYRFSVGFLLPFLVIVSAYMAIALRVKRLKKGKLFRPFRLIVALVLVFFLCWFPYHIHKLLNALNAVENNQNASVREIISKSTHFVICLTYVHSCVNPILYVFICEEYKQKLKQSLLLVLETTFAEEHLEAKKEDKMHHSHPFQLPRQETNHVQNLSQCDLF